The following coding sequences lie in one Steroidobacter denitrificans genomic window:
- the tatA gene encoding twin-arginine translocase TatA/TatE family subunit — MGIGFKELLIILAIALLVFGAKRLKTIGSDLGGAIKGFKKAMEEGEDLENKQLNSPSRDTAKDADFDSTPSSEKTGGKSNA; from the coding sequence ATGGGCATCGGTTTCAAAGAACTCCTGATCATTCTGGCGATCGCACTGCTGGTCTTCGGCGCCAAGCGATTGAAGACCATCGGTTCCGACCTGGGCGGAGCCATCAAAGGATTCAAGAAAGCCATGGAAGAGGGTGAGGATCTGGAGAACAAGCAGCTGAACTCGCCATCGAGGGACACGGCCAAGGATGCAGATTTCGATTCGACGCCGTCTTCGGAAAAGACCGGCGGCAAGTCGAATGCCTGA
- the mrcB gene encoding penicillin-binding protein 1B, translated as MAFALKKYRKQILAAVALLIGLLIIALLAWTLYLDRKITAQFEGRRWTLPAQVYAEPTDLYVGQVLSADALEQELIRLGYHRARRASSPGAYSRDGNRIELVSRRFPFWDGLQESQRLTIVTHGNAIFGMRDASGEEIPIFRLDPLLIGSIFPVHGEDRVVVTPQEVSPLLPTALKVVEDRQFDSHLGVDFSAIARAAWVNLRAGHIAQGGSTLTQQLVKSYFLDNRRTFSRKIEEAVMAMLLEVHFEKQDLMNAYINEIYLGQDGRRAIHGFGLASQFYFGKPLAELQLHEVALLVAIVRGPSYYDPRRHPQRARERRDLVLELMARHGVIDNTEAQQAAKQPLGILGADNRAGGYYPAFLDLVRRTLRRDYREEDLTEAGLKIFSTLDPRIQNEAEKSLAQELDRLDRTRRQPAAHKLEGVVIVTAPQNGEVIAMVGGRQAGFDGFNRALDAHRSIGSLVKPVIYLAAIETGLYNAATLVEDGPVEVKLPNGKLWQPQNISKQYYGPVPLVRALAQSLNLATVHLGLEVGLPKVTRKFVALGLGQEPPQLPAVLLGAVDVSPLEVAQLYNGFANGGFSTPLRAVRAVVDEQGKPLKSFALEITPVADPKAVYEVNRMLVQVMEHGSGRAARSRLPADVVVAGKTGTSSDYRDSWFAGFSGNHLAVVWIGYDDNAPTGLTGASGSLAVWSRLMGSIDTASWSAALPEGLEETWIEFATGLAARPGCGDDVILIAVPRDTRIPARAGCEADPSQEPANAPPLQKQAHRWWQGIIRRP; from the coding sequence ATGGCTTTCGCACTGAAGAAATACCGCAAACAGATTCTTGCCGCCGTGGCGCTATTGATCGGTCTGCTGATCATCGCGCTACTGGCCTGGACGCTGTATCTGGATCGCAAGATCACCGCTCAATTCGAAGGACGGCGCTGGACCCTGCCCGCACAGGTCTATGCGGAACCGACCGACCTGTATGTCGGACAGGTTCTCAGCGCCGATGCATTGGAACAGGAACTGATACGGCTGGGCTATCATCGCGCCCGTCGCGCGAGCAGTCCGGGCGCCTACAGCCGCGACGGCAACCGCATCGAACTGGTATCCCGCCGCTTCCCATTCTGGGACGGCTTGCAGGAATCCCAGCGCCTGACGATCGTAACGCACGGCAACGCGATCTTCGGGATGCGCGATGCCAGCGGCGAGGAGATACCGATCTTTCGCCTGGATCCGCTGTTGATCGGCAGTATTTTTCCGGTTCACGGCGAGGATCGGGTCGTCGTGACTCCACAGGAGGTGTCGCCGCTGCTGCCGACTGCCCTGAAGGTCGTGGAGGACCGGCAATTCGACTCGCATCTCGGCGTCGATTTCAGTGCCATCGCGCGCGCTGCCTGGGTCAATCTGCGTGCGGGACATATCGCACAGGGCGGCTCGACGCTCACCCAGCAACTGGTCAAAAGCTACTTCCTGGACAACCGGCGCACCTTCAGCCGCAAGATCGAGGAAGCCGTCATGGCCATGCTGCTCGAGGTGCACTTCGAGAAGCAGGATTTGATGAATGCCTACATCAACGAAATCTACCTGGGACAAGACGGTCGACGGGCCATCCACGGCTTCGGGCTCGCCAGTCAGTTCTATTTCGGCAAGCCGCTGGCGGAACTGCAGTTGCATGAAGTGGCTCTGCTGGTAGCCATCGTGCGCGGCCCGTCCTACTACGATCCGCGCCGGCATCCGCAACGTGCGCGCGAACGCCGCGATCTAGTGCTCGAACTCATGGCCCGGCACGGGGTGATCGACAACACCGAGGCGCAACAGGCGGCGAAACAACCTCTGGGTATCCTTGGTGCCGACAACCGTGCCGGCGGCTATTACCCGGCGTTCCTGGATCTGGTGAGGCGCACCTTGCGCCGTGACTACCGGGAAGAAGACTTGACCGAGGCCGGACTGAAGATCTTCTCGACACTCGATCCGCGCATCCAGAATGAAGCTGAGAAATCACTGGCTCAGGAACTCGACCGGCTCGACAGGACGCGCAGACAGCCCGCTGCGCACAAACTGGAAGGCGTCGTCATCGTCACCGCACCGCAAAATGGCGAAGTGATCGCCATGGTCGGTGGACGCCAGGCGGGTTTCGACGGATTCAACCGGGCGCTGGATGCACACCGGTCTATCGGTTCGCTGGTCAAACCCGTCATTTATCTCGCGGCAATCGAGACCGGGTTGTACAACGCCGCAACCCTCGTCGAGGACGGGCCGGTCGAGGTGAAGTTGCCCAATGGCAAACTCTGGCAACCGCAGAACATCTCGAAGCAGTACTACGGTCCGGTACCACTGGTGCGCGCATTGGCGCAGTCCCTGAATCTCGCCACGGTACATCTAGGTCTGGAAGTCGGGCTGCCCAAGGTAACACGTAAGTTCGTCGCCCTGGGCCTGGGGCAGGAGCCGCCGCAGCTGCCGGCAGTGCTATTGGGTGCGGTCGATGTTTCACCGCTGGAAGTGGCGCAGCTTTATAACGGGTTCGCCAACGGCGGCTTCAGCACACCTCTGAGGGCCGTGCGGGCAGTGGTCGATGAGCAGGGCAAGCCGTTGAAATCGTTTGCACTCGAAATCACTCCGGTAGCAGACCCGAAAGCCGTGTACGAGGTCAATCGCATGCTGGTGCAGGTGATGGAGCACGGCAGCGGGCGAGCGGCGCGCAGCCGCCTTCCCGCCGACGTCGTCGTCGCAGGCAAGACCGGCACGTCCTCGGATTATCGCGATAGCTGGTTCGCGGGTTTCTCCGGCAACCATTTGGCCGTGGTATGGATCGGCTATGACGATAATGCGCCGACCGGCTTGACCGGCGCCTCCGGCTCCCTGGCGGTCTGGTCGCGCCTGATGGGCTCGATCGACACCGCTTCCTGGAGCGCGGCGCTGCCCGAGGGACTGGAGGAAACCTGGATCGAGTTTGCGACCGGACTGGCCGCCCGTCCGGGGTGTGGCGATGATGTGATCCTGATCGCCGTGCCGCGCGACACTCGGATCCCGGCACGTGCGGGTTGCGAGGCCGATCCATCCCAGGAACCGGCTAACGCGCCGCCGCTGCAGAAGCAGGCACACCGGTGGTGGCAGGGTATCATTCGGCGGCCATGA
- the dtd gene encoding D-aminoacyl-tRNA deacylase: MIGLLQRVSEASVEIDGRIAGAIGTGLLVLIGIERGDRQAQADRLLERLLTYRVFPDAEGRMNRSLTDIHGELLLVPQFTLAADTRKGTRPGFTPAAEPRDGEKLFAYLVEHARSRHPQVQTGEFGAHMRVALINDGPVTFWLQVAPDVN; this comes from the coding sequence ATGATCGGCTTGCTGCAACGCGTCAGTGAAGCAAGCGTCGAGATCGACGGCCGAATCGCCGGCGCGATCGGTACCGGGCTGCTGGTACTGATCGGTATTGAGCGAGGCGATCGCCAGGCGCAGGCGGACCGTCTACTGGAACGGCTGCTGACCTACCGGGTCTTTCCCGACGCCGAGGGCCGTATGAACCGTAGCCTGACGGACATCCACGGGGAGTTGCTGCTGGTCCCGCAGTTTACCCTGGCCGCCGACACCCGCAAAGGCACCCGGCCCGGCTTCACCCCGGCGGCCGAACCCCGGGACGGCGAAAAATTATTCGCCTATCTCGTGGAACACGCACGATCGCGGCATCCACAGGTCCAAACAGGGGAATTCGGGGCACACATGCGGGTCGCACTCATCAACGACGGCCCGGTGACATTCTGGCTGCAGGTCGCACCGGACGTGAATTGA
- a CDS encoding tetratricopeptide repeat protein — protein MPPSFPKMRRQLPGRLPALLLIGLTLGACSIPTPYEPPVAPLPVPPESPVQTQPAISPGAIDEPEPLPEPVLREPMLGAASRALVSQAQAQLDSGNYAVAAASIERALRIEPDNPLLWIELGKLRQAEGNHVQAENMGRKAVSMAATAPRAQADAWRLIAESYRARGLNTEAQEALLRADGLRR, from the coding sequence ATGCCGCCATCATTCCCCAAGATGCGCCGGCAGCTCCCAGGGCGCCTGCCGGCCTTGTTGCTGATCGGTCTGACGCTGGGTGCCTGTAGTATCCCGACCCCTTATGAGCCACCGGTCGCCCCGTTGCCCGTGCCACCGGAATCCCCGGTGCAAACCCAGCCGGCAATCTCACCAGGCGCCATCGATGAGCCCGAGCCGCTGCCTGAACCAGTGCTGCGCGAGCCGATGCTGGGCGCCGCATCACGCGCGTTGGTCAGCCAGGCACAGGCGCAACTCGACAGTGGCAATTACGCTGTCGCCGCGGCGTCCATCGAGCGGGCTCTGCGCATCGAACCGGACAATCCGCTGCTCTGGATCGAACTGGGGAAGCTGCGCCAAGCCGAGGGAAATCATGTGCAAGCGGAAAACATGGGCCGCAAGGCCGTGTCCATGGCTGCCACCGCGCCGCGTGCCCAGGCCGATGCCTGGCGGCTGATCGCCGAGTCCTACCGCGCCCGGGGTCTGAATACAGAGGCGCAAGAAGCCTTGTTGCGCGCCGACGGTTTGAGGCGATGA
- the tatB gene encoding Sec-independent protein translocase protein TatB codes for MFEVGFTEILLILGLALLVLGPEKLPGLARKIGTWTGRARAMANQLRAQLEREISLDELSKTGGDTGIGPDSDAQPGQGAATPKTQADPERGDATVKPNESQVESGAESTATLSGHSAASSTKPAP; via the coding sequence ATGTTCGAAGTCGGATTTACCGAGATCCTGCTGATACTCGGTCTGGCCCTGCTGGTACTGGGTCCCGAAAAGTTGCCTGGATTGGCCAGGAAAATCGGCACATGGACCGGTCGCGCGCGCGCCATGGCCAATCAGCTGCGCGCACAGCTGGAACGGGAAATCAGCTTGGATGAGTTGTCGAAGACCGGAGGCGATACAGGGATCGGACCGGACTCCGACGCGCAGCCGGGACAAGGCGCCGCCACGCCGAAGACGCAGGCCGATCCGGAGAGGGGTGACGCTACGGTGAAGCCGAACGAATCCCAGGTTGAATCTGGGGCCGAATCGACCGCTACGCTCTCCGGGCATTCTGCAGCATCCTCGACGAAACCGGCACCATGA
- a CDS encoding TrkH family potassium uptake protein, protein MNYAVVQRILGLLLVMFSLTMLPPVIVSLYFQDGNLAPFVDAFVALMMLGGLTWWPVRHKVRELRVRDGFLIVALFWAVLGVAGAAPLMLSTEVEMSITDAVFESVSGFTTTGATVLVGLDTMPRSLLYYRVQIEWLGGIGMVVLAVALLPMLGVGGMQLLRAETPGPVKDSKLTPRITETAKVLWIVYVFITAACALAYWLAGMTPFDALAHSFSTVATGGNSTHDANLGYFDSTAIEMIAVAFMFIGGINFSLHFLAFRYRSIVNYARDPEFRAYVTLLGLGVALYTIVLWLDRSFDEPLQALRLAVFHAVSMQTSSGFFTDDMSHWPSALPVILMLSTFVGGCAGSTSGGMKVVRWLLLWKQGQREVVQLVHPNAEVPVKLGRKPIDPRVIDAVWGFFAVYVASFGLLMVLLIASGEDQVTAFSAIAACMNNTGTGLGEVAANFTTITSPGKWICVVAMLLGRLEVFPLLVLISSTFWRR, encoded by the coding sequence ATGAACTACGCGGTCGTGCAGCGTATTCTCGGGCTGTTGCTGGTGATGTTCAGCCTGACCATGCTGCCGCCGGTCATCGTTTCACTATATTTCCAAGACGGTAACCTGGCGCCGTTCGTCGATGCCTTCGTCGCGTTGATGATGTTGGGAGGTCTCACCTGGTGGCCGGTACGTCACAAGGTGCGCGAACTGCGCGTGCGTGATGGATTTCTGATCGTCGCACTATTCTGGGCTGTACTGGGCGTGGCCGGCGCGGCACCCCTGATGTTGTCGACCGAAGTGGAAATGTCGATCACCGACGCCGTATTCGAATCGGTATCGGGCTTCACCACGACCGGCGCAACCGTACTGGTCGGCCTGGATACCATGCCTCGCTCGCTGCTCTATTACCGCGTCCAGATCGAATGGCTGGGCGGCATCGGCATGGTGGTACTGGCAGTGGCTCTGTTGCCTATGTTGGGCGTCGGCGGCATGCAGCTGCTGCGGGCGGAAACTCCCGGACCGGTCAAGGATTCGAAGTTGACACCGCGCATCACGGAGACCGCAAAGGTTCTGTGGATCGTATATGTTTTCATCACCGCAGCCTGCGCGCTGGCCTACTGGCTGGCTGGCATGACGCCATTCGATGCGCTGGCGCACAGTTTTTCGACTGTCGCCACCGGCGGTAATTCCACGCACGATGCCAATCTCGGCTATTTCGACAGTACGGCGATCGAAATGATCGCCGTGGCGTTCATGTTCATCGGGGGTATCAACTTTTCATTGCATTTCCTGGCCTTTCGCTACCGCAGCATCGTCAACTATGCCCGCGATCCCGAGTTTCGCGCCTATGTAACCTTGCTCGGCCTGGGAGTGGCGCTGTACACGATCGTTCTATGGCTGGATCGGTCCTTCGATGAGCCGCTGCAAGCCTTGCGCCTGGCTGTCTTCCACGCGGTGTCGATGCAAACCAGTTCCGGTTTCTTTACAGACGACATGTCGCACTGGCCGAGTGCCCTACCGGTCATCCTGATGCTCTCGACCTTCGTCGGCGGCTGCGCCGGCTCGACCTCCGGCGGCATGAAGGTGGTGCGCTGGCTGCTGCTGTGGAAACAGGGGCAGCGCGAAGTCGTGCAGCTGGTGCATCCGAACGCCGAAGTCCCGGTAAAACTGGGGCGCAAACCGATCGATCCACGCGTCATCGACGCCGTGTGGGGCTTCTTTGCCGTGTACGTGGCCTCCTTCGGATTATTGATGGTCCTGCTGATCGCCAGCGGCGAGGACCAGGTGACCGCGTTCTCGGCGATTGCTGCCTGCATGAACAACACCGGCACGGGCCTCGGGGAGGTGGCGGCCAACTTCACGACCATCACCAGCCCCGGCAAGTGGATCTGTGTCGTGGCAATGCTGCTGGGCCGTCTGGAAGTTTTTCCGCTGTTGGTATTGATCTCATCCACTTTCTGGCGGCGCTGA